Part of the Prochlorococcus sp. MIT 0603 genome is shown below.
AATATTCTAAAGGTTATATCATCTCGAAGTTCTGAACCTTTAAGTCCAAATATCAATACGGCACCTAATGCTATATATAATGATTTTTTACAGAAATTATCCTACAAGGTTCTTTATATTATATGTATATTAACAAGTATTCTTTTATTAAATAGATATCAAATCATCCTTTCACAGAAAAATTCCAATACAATAAGTCCAATACTCACAAATAACTCTAATCAGTTTAAACAATTAGAATCAAAAGATTAAACTAAAGACATGGTAAATAGATGAAATCCGTTTAAATAAGACAATGAGCTAAATTACTTAAACTAGCTGTTACATATTGCCGAGAATATCATGTGCATTATAAAAAGATCGTTTACATGATTCTGATAAGATTCCATATTTATTTATTGCAAAGGACAAGTTTTCATCGATTTCACTAAGCTTCCATTCCCAGTTTCCATCTATGGTCCCCGGCTTATTAAACCTAGCATTATCATCTAATGAAAGTAAATCCTGAACTGGTGAAATAAATAAAACGGAATCAGTTTTCATACCTATTTCTATTAATGCCCAGGAAGGAGAACTGAACAAACCCTTGTATCTATTACTAACCATATCTTTAACATCATCATTTATATAGTTCCACCAACCATTAGTTGTGGAATTATCATGGGTGCCTGTATAAACAATCCATTTATAACCTTTAATATTTTCAGGTAAATAAGGGTTATTTTCATTACCATCAAAAGCAAATTGAAGAATCTTCATGCCAGGGAAACCAAAATAGTTCCTTAGACTATCTACACTTTCAGTAATAACTCCTAAGTCTTCTGCAATTAAAGGGAGACTGCCACCATAATCATTCTTTAAATAGGCTAATAATTCCAAACCTGGAGATGGCAACCAACATCCATTCTGAGCAGTTTCTTCATGTCCAGGAACTGACCAAAAAGAATCAAGGGCTCGGAAATGGTCTAATCGCAAAAGATCTAATTGTGACCATGATCTTTTAAATCTTCTTCTCCACCATTTAAAATCTTCGTTCCTATGCTTTTCCCATCTGTAAACTGGAGTACCCCAAAGTTGACCAGTATCGGAAAAATAATCTGGCGGAACACCACTTTGACTATAAAGATTTCCTCCAGTAAAAACAGAGAAAAGTTCTCGATTAGCCCATACATCTGCACTATCTCTTGAAACATAGAAAGGCATATCTCCAAATAAAAGGACTCCATTTTCCTTTGCTATTTCCTTTAACAAATCCAACTGAAGACTCAAATGCCATTGAAGTAAACAATGCTCAAGCAAATTATCTTTATAATTTTTCTTCCAATCATTTAGCTTACTAATATCATGAGAAGAATATTTCTCAGGCCATTTCCACCAAGGCAATCCTTTATATTGACGTCGCAATTCCATAAAACAAGCGTGATCATCTAGCCAAATCTGGGAAGAACTCCAACAATCAAATTCAACATGTCTACTATGATCTTGGTTATTCCAATTCATTCTTAAAGCCTTACCTAAGTAATAACTTCTTTGATCAGCTATCTTAAAATCAACTTTTTCAATATTTTTATCAAAAAACCCATTAGGAAGTTCATTAACAGTTTCTTTAGTGATAAAACCTTC
Proteins encoded:
- the malQ gene encoding 4-alpha-glucanotransferase, yielding MIFANFVLIGKFSIIENPKPRFTGLLLHITSLPTDDVCGTFGEASRKWIKLLSSNNVSVWQFLPLAPTDSTGSPYSSPSSFALNPWFLDAHDLAKEGFITKETVNELPNGFFDKNIEKVDFKIADQRSYYLGKALRMNWNNQDHSRHVEFDCWSSSQIWLDDHACFMELRRQYKGLPWWKWPEKYSSHDISKLNDWKKNYKDNLLEHCLLQWHLSLQLDLLKEIAKENGVLLFGDMPFYVSRDSADVWANRELFSVFTGGNLYSQSGVPPDYFSDTGQLWGTPVYRWEKHRNEDFKWWRRRFKRSWSQLDLLRLDHFRALDSFWSVPGHEETAQNGCWLPSPGLELLAYLKNDYGGSLPLIAEDLGVITESVDSLRNYFGFPGMKILQFAFDGNENNPYLPENIKGYKWIVYTGTHDNSTTNGWWNYINDDVKDMVSNRYKGLFSSPSWALIEIGMKTDSVLFISPVQDLLSLDDNARFNKPGTIDGNWEWKLSEIDENLSFAINKYGILSESCKRSFYNAHDILGNM